CCGGATCTGAACCAGAATCTCATTTTCCATCATAATGGTGTCCTTAAAACCCACGCATGGTTACAAACTCATCCAACCCCGCCCGTTCGGAATGCAGCTTATTGATAACAGCGTCTTCATCTTCATATCCCAGAGCCAGACCACAGAATAAAATCTCATGATCTGCCAGCCCCAGATACTCAGACACTGTTTTGGGCCAGCGAGCCCAAGCTTCCTGCGGGCAGGTATGCAGACCTTTTTCTCTGGCAAGCAGCATCAAAGACTGCATAAACATCCCTACATCCGCATACTGCCCGATCTCCATCTGACGATCGAGAACAAAGAACATGCCAACAGGTGCCCCAAAGAAACTGAAATTTTTGGCCAGTTGTCGCAACTTGCCCGGCGTATCTTCACGCGGCACACCGATCAGTTCATACAGCTGTTGTCCGACAATCCGGCGTCGGGTTTTGTAGGGGTCCTTTAAATCAGGCGGATAAACGTTATATTCAGGCTCTTCCTGTACACCCGCCATCAGCTTCTTATTTACATCCGCGACAAATTCTTTTAGCGGCTCCCCCGTCAGGACGTGGACGGTCCAGGGTTGAAGGTTGCCTCCAGAAGGAGAACGCTTGGATATTTCCAACAGTTCTCTTACGGTGGCTTCGTCTACCGGTTTGTCAGAAAACTGCCGCACCGTCTTGCGGCTCAAAATGGCATCTGAGACTTTCAAAGAAAATTCCTACTCTAATATGAAGGCCCCGACCCGCTTGGGTCAGGGCAAATCGTTAGCCAATTGTAGCATGCCCGTTATTGAGTACGACAATATCCCGCTCTTTCACGCGACATCGGAAAGAAACGTCCGATCCATCTTTCCAAATCTCCGTTACAATTGTTTCGCCCGGATAAACCGGCGCAGTAAATCGCAACCGCATGGATTTGAACCGCGCAGGATCGTATGTGCAGGCATCCTTCAAAACGGCATGTCCTGCGGCTCCAAGTGTGGCAAGTCCATGCAAAATGGGTGCCTTGAAGCCAGCCGCTGCTGCAACTCTGGGGTCTGCATGCAATGGGTTAAAGTCGCCACTCAACCGATAGATCAATGCGGCCTGAGGCAAGGTTGGCAGCTCGACTATTGAATCGCAATCCCGATCAGGAAGTTTGTGCGGAAGCGGTGCGCCTTCTGTTGGCCCGCCAAAACCACCATCGCCCCGGGCGAAAGTCGTAGAGGTAAGTGTCGCCAGCAAATCACCGCTGGCTTTCTCATAAACTTTACGCTCTGAGAAAATCAGCGCTCCGCGTCCTTCACCTTTATCGATGATTTCGGTGATACGCGTCTCTCCCACCACGTTTCCAGCAGCAGGCAAGGTTTTATGGATCTCAATTCCCTGCTCGCCATGCAACACTTTCACCCAGTCCACGCCAAATTCCGGCTTTTTCAGGAAAAATCCCGGATAGGCCAGCACCACTGCCATTGAAGGGAGCGCCAACTGGTCTTCTTCGTAGGTAAACCGTAACTGATCCATATCCAAAGGATCGGCAGACACACCAACCCCCAGGGCATATAGAATACTGTCTTTCGATGTATAGTTTTGCTCAATCGGATCAAATTTCCAATTAATCAACTTTTCATAATCGATTGCCATGATTGTGACCCTTCCCGATTAAACCGGATCCCAGCAGAAAACATCTCCAGACCGCTCCAACGGAACAAGTGACGATTTGATGGCTGGTCCAACGCGGGCAGCAACCGTTTCAGGTGTCCAGCCATCCGAATTGTGCAGATTACGGATAGGCCGAGGCTGGCTCATCAAGCAAATTTCATTATTTCGAACCACAAAAATCTGACCCGTAACATCTGCTGCCTGCTCACTGAGCAGATAAACTGCCATCGGAGCAATTTTTTCAGGGGTCATAGCCTGAATTTTCTTAACCCGTTCTCTTTCAGCATCTGTTCCTTGCGGAATTGTGCCGATCAAACGAGACCACGCAAACGGAGAAATACAATTGGATCTGACATTAAAACGGGACATATCCAATGCAATGGATCGGGACAAACCTGCAATCCCCAATTTGGCGGCCGCATAGTTGGCTTGTCCAAAGTTACCGATCAAACCGGATGTCGATGTCATATGGACGAATGACCCGCTTTGCTGTTCACGGAAATAAGGGGCAGCGGCCCGACTGACGTTGAAACTTCCCTTCAAATGCACCGCTATAACAGCGTCAAACTCTTCTTCGCTCATTTTATGAAAGATGACATCGCGCAGAATACCGGCATTATTGACCACACAATCAATCCCGCCAAAGTTGCTCCGCGCGTCTTCAATCATTTGTGCGGCATCGTCTGAATTGGCAACGTTACCGAAATTGGCAACCGCTTCCCCGCCCGCATCCGAAATCGTTTTGACCACTTCCATGGCCGGGATCTGATCACCGCCTTCGCCAGTTTCCGTTCCGCCAAAATCATTCACGACAACCTTTGCGCCGTGTTCCGCCGCCATAATGGCAATACCGCGACCAATACCACGGCCCGCCCCAGTAACAACGACAACTTTACCTTCAAGCATTTTTTGTTCAGACATGTTGCTTCCATTTCTTATTGTTTATTAATTGCCCGCATCTCGGGTCAGCGGTGCCAGTATAGACATAGAAATGTATGGTCGGCAAAAGCAAATGGGCCTTCTTCGAAAATTTAATAAGCTAGCGTACTAATTTCGTCACCTGTTGGTGGGGCATACTGATTATTTTTAGAATTTACGTCCCCCGAACCGGATCAAAGAGGAATCAGCGGTCAATATCCCCGCTTTTTATTGACGACAGGCGGCAAGACACCGGATTGACGATAGGTCTGGATATTTTCGGCAACGATTGTACTGGCCGTATCAATATCAGTGGGCGCCGAAATATGAGGAAGAACAGTCACTTTCTCGTGCCCCCACCACTCACTTTCAGGGGGAAGCGGTTCCTGCTCAAAAACATCGAGAACCGCGTGTGAGATATACTGTTTATCCAGAGCGGTCAGGAGATCCGCATTTTTGACCACCGCACCACGTCCGAAGTTTATAAACCCTTTCCCCTTGGCCCCACATGCGAAAAAACGCCCATCCAGAAGTCCTGTCGTTTCGTTTGTTAATGGAAGAAGACACACCAGAATATCCGATCTTTCTGCAAGGGCGTATAAACCATCGGGCCCCGAATAACACTGAACGCCATCCATGTCTTTTTGGCTCCTGCTCCATCCTGCGACCCGGAAGCCAAAATCACCCAAAATCTTTGCCGATGCCTGCCCCAACGCGCCAAGGCCGATAATGCCAACCGTTTTGTCCGCGGCTTTTATATAAGGAAGTTCAACCCATTCCCGTTGCTTCTGGAATTTTGCGTAAGACGGCATATCCCTGTGCAGATACAGGGTCCAAGCAAGAACAGCCTCAGCCATCGTGCGCCCAAGTTCGGGATCGACCAGCCGGACAATATCAAAAGGACGGTCCCCTAAATCAGCCAGCAGGCGTTCTACCCCCGCCCAGACACTATGGACCCATTTCAGATTGGGGAGCATTGCTACCTCTTCCGGCTTGGGATTGGCAACAATAGCAATTTCCACCGCCTCCTTTTGCTGATCCGTCAGCGCCGCAAACGGGACAATAACCTCTCCCGGGAGCTTCTCGGCCAGCGTTTTGATCCAGTCCTGCTCTTCTTCTTTAGAACACTGACTGACGAAAGGAATAGTTTTCATCATACCATCAACCTGATTTTGGGCGTTATGAACGTCAAAAGGCGTTCACTTCATTTAGGCGGCGAACACGCCGTCAAAATCTTTAAAGCCTTTGACTTCGATCGGATTTCCGGAGGGGTCTCTGAAAAACATTGTCCACTGTTCTCCCGGCTCGCCCGCAAATCTCACCGACGGCTCCAGAACAAATGTCAGATTTTTCTGCTTGAGTCGATCGGCCAAATCCTGCCATTCCGAGAGGGGCAAAACGAGCCCCAAATGAGGCATCGGCACCAGATGCTCGCCGACCTTGCCGGTATTTCGGGTCGCGAAAGGTTCACCAATATGCAACGACAATTGATGGCCATAAAAACTGAAATCAACCCATGTTTCCGTGCTGCGCCCCTCTTTG
This region of Sneathiella aquimaris genomic DNA includes:
- a CDS encoding VOC family protein, with translation MKSLFHLAYNVRDLDEARNFYTDFLGCKEGRSTETWVDFSFYGHQLSLHIGEPFATRNTGKVGEHLVPMPHLGLVLPLSEWQDLADRLKQKNLTFVLEPSVRFAGEPGEQWTMFFRDPSGNPIEVKGFKDFDGVFAA
- a CDS encoding MaoC/PaaZ C-terminal domain-containing protein; translated protein: MAIDYEKLINWKFDPIEQNYTSKDSILYALGVGVSADPLDMDQLRFTYEEDQLALPSMAVVLAYPGFFLKKPEFGVDWVKVLHGEQGIEIHKTLPAAGNVVGETRITEIIDKGEGRGALIFSERKVYEKASGDLLATLTSTTFARGDGGFGGPTEGAPLPHKLPDRDCDSIVELPTLPQAALIYRLSGDFNPLHADPRVAAAAGFKAPILHGLATLGAAGHAVLKDACTYDPARFKSMRLRFTAPVYPGETIVTEIWKDGSDVSFRCRVKERDIVVLNNGHATIG
- a CDS encoding SDR family oxidoreductase, whose product is MSEQKMLEGKVVVVTGAGRGIGRGIAIMAAEHGAKVVVNDFGGTETGEGGDQIPAMEVVKTISDAGGEAVANFGNVANSDDAAQMIEDARSNFGGIDCVVNNAGILRDVIFHKMSEEEFDAVIAVHLKGSFNVSRAAAPYFREQQSGSFVHMTSTSGLIGNFGQANYAAAKLGIAGLSRSIALDMSRFNVRSNCISPFAWSRLIGTIPQGTDAERERVKKIQAMTPEKIAPMAVYLLSEQAADVTGQIFVVRNNEICLMSQPRPIRNLHNSDGWTPETVAARVGPAIKSSLVPLERSGDVFCWDPV
- a CDS encoding nitroreductase, giving the protein MKVSDAILSRKTVRQFSDKPVDEATVRELLEISKRSPSGGNLQPWTVHVLTGEPLKEFVADVNKKLMAGVQEEPEYNVYPPDLKDPYKTRRRIVGQQLYELIGVPREDTPGKLRQLAKNFSFFGAPVGMFFVLDRQMEIGQYADVGMFMQSLMLLAREKGLHTCPQEAWARWPKTVSEYLGLADHEILFCGLALGYEDEDAVINKLHSERAGLDEFVTMRGF
- a CDS encoding 2-hydroxyacid dehydrogenase, whose product is MMKTIPFVSQCSKEEEQDWIKTLAEKLPGEVIVPFAALTDQQKEAVEIAIVANPKPEEVAMLPNLKWVHSVWAGVERLLADLGDRPFDIVRLVDPELGRTMAEAVLAWTLYLHRDMPSYAKFQKQREWVELPYIKAADKTVGIIGLGALGQASAKILGDFGFRVAGWSRSQKDMDGVQCYSGPDGLYALAERSDILVCLLPLTNETTGLLDGRFFACGAKGKGFINFGRGAVVKNADLLTALDKQYISHAVLDVFEQEPLPPESEWWGHEKVTVLPHISAPTDIDTASTIVAENIQTYRQSGVLPPVVNKKRGY